From a single Silene latifolia isolate original U9 population chromosome 6, ASM4854445v1, whole genome shotgun sequence genomic region:
- the LOC141587773 gene encoding uncharacterized protein LOC141587773 yields the protein MESVEKRNKRRRIISEGRRKRQRVDNHSIERIEAIEYGEPAAVEDKETAYRYLGDAEYECPSCGAIMWFDERVKSTSTRHNIRFNMCCKDGKVRLKGITDPPNILRRLLTHDDKESKDFRQLIRVYNSCYAFTSMGAKIDNSVNMRPGSYNFRISGQVLHRMGTLLPEDGAQPAYAQLYVYDTDSEILLREKAVARREGSPTLDQHVLTRLKDMLDESNPLAKIFRMAKERIKEDERVQLSVKLLGTRKPNDRIYNTPTASEIAALIVQDNSTETRGRDIVVHHRSRGLRAISELHPSYMALQYPLLFPYGEDSYHTGIPYHVPDGTQKKGKREYVTMREYYAYRIQQRRIGGGPLLYSGRLFQQFLVDCCCSIESERLWYIRNNQDKFRCDVLSNLYDAVTQGDNMGLAVGQRIYLPPSFTGSPRYMQQNYQDAMAICRWYGNPHLFLTFTANPRWPEVEAALTLVGEQKAEDRPDIVARVFKMKLRQLMHLLKKEEYFGPTIADIYTIEFQKRGLPHAHILLWLKRGTAEVSTDFIDTIIRAEIPDKDKEPRLYEIVSRSMVNGPCGKDGPNCPCMMNDVCTKKYPKEHNKSTTLDHNGYPVYRRRKDSRTIKKGVHQLDNRSIVPYNPGLLLMFDAHINVEWCNTAKAIKYLFKYISKGPDKATLVIKEDTNDEIKAYMDCRYLSASEAAWRIFEFDIQERYPSVMRLPVHLEGEQAVVIKDSDVLEEVIEKKNSTDTMLTAWMATNARHPEARELSYAEFPTKYVWKDGGWQKRKQGKCIGRMVYVHPTAGEKYYLRVLLNIVKGVQSHEEIRKLGNVVYPTFKEACYAHGLLNNDKEWHEAMSEANRWAMPWQLRELFVTMILFCEVTDITKLWEESYGMLSDDIERNKRRLFGDPNLELSDAARRSYTLLEVDKILMRYGKRLADIEGMPQPVESDVHGMENRLIRDEKKYDRKQLRDEWEGKVKLLNTEQRVIDAVNSELPELFFVYGHGGTGKTFLYGAISARLRSEGKIVLNVASSG from the exons ATGGAAAGCGTAGAGAAGAGGAACAAGCGTAGGCGAATCATCTCAGAAGGCAGGAGAAAGAGGCAAAGGGTAGATAACCATTCTATAGAGCGGATAGAGGCTATAGAATACGGAGAACCAG CTGCCGTAGAGGACAAAGAGACAGCGTATCGCTACCTAGGAGATGCCGAGTACGAGTGCCCTTCTTGTGGTGCCATTATGTGGTTCGATGAGAGAGTGAAAAGCACAAGCACTCGACATAACATAAGGTTCAACATGTGTTGTAAGGATGGTAAGGTGCGCTTGAAAGGCATAACGGATCCGCCCAACATCTTAAGAAGGCTACTAACCCATGACGATAAGGAATCGAAAGACTTTAGACAGTTAATTAGAGTTTACAATTCCTGTTACGCATTCACTTCTATGGGTGCAAAGATTGACAACTCAGTTAACATGAGGCCTGGGAGCTACAATTTCCGGATAAGCGGCCAGGTCCTCCACCGTATGGGGACACTGCTTCCAGAGGATGGGGCACAACCAGCGTATGCACAGCTATATGTATACGATACCGACTCAGAAATATTGCTAAGAGAAAAGGCTGTGGCCAGAAGAGAAGGAAGCCCAACCTTAGATCAACACGTCTTGACTAGACTGAAGGACATGTTGGACGAGTCTAACCCGCTAGCCAAGATATTTCGTATGGCAAAAGAGCGGATAAAGGAGGACGAAAGGGTACAGCTTTCCGTTAAATTATTAGGTACCAGGAAGCCTAATGACAGAATATACAATACTCCGACAGCATCGGAGATCGCCGCACTCATTGTACAAGATAATAGTACCGAGACCAGAGGGAGAGACATAGTTGTACATCATCGATCCAGAGGGTTACGGGCAATTAGCGAATTGCATCCTTCGTATATGGCTCTGCAGTACCCACTTTTATTTCCCTACGGCGAAGATAGTTACCATACTGGCATACCATATCACGTACCAGATGGGACACAAAAAAAGGGCAAGAGGGAGTACGTCACTATGAGAGAATACTATGCGTATCGGATACAACAGAGGAGGATAGGAGGCGGTCCATTACTATATTCTGGCAGATTGTTCCAGCAATTTTTAGTTGACTgttgttgttcgatcgagtcggAGAGACTCTGGTATATTAGAAATAATCAGGACAAGTTCAGGTGTGATGTTCTAAGTAACTTATATGACGCCGTTACTCAAGGTGACAACATGGGATTAGCAGTCGGACAGAGAATATATCTGCCTCCCTCATTTACTGGTAGTCCGAGATACATGCAGCAAAACTACCAGGATGCAATGGCCATTTGTAGGTGGTACGGGAATCCACACTTATTTCTAACGTTTACTGCAAATCCTAGGTGGCCAGAGGTTGAGGCAGCTTTAACCCTCGTGGGGGAACAAAAAGCTGAAGACCGTCCAGATATCGTGGCCAGAGTTTTCAAGATGAAGCTCCGACAACTAATGCACCTTTTGAAAAAAGAAGAATATTTTGGACCTACGATTGCAG ATATTTATACAATAGAATTTCAGAAGAGAGGGTTACCTCATGCTCATATACTTTTATGGTTAAAGAGAGGAACCGCGGAAGTATCAACCGACTTCATCGACACCATCATCCGTGCGGAGATACCTGACAAAGACAAAGAGCCGCGGTTATATGAAATTGTGTCACGTTCTATGGTCAATGGTCCATGTGGCAAAGATGGACCAAATTGCCCGTGTATGATGAATGATGTTTGCACAAAAAAATATCCAAAGGAACATAACAAGAGCACAACATTGGACCACAATGGATACCCCGTGTACAGAAGAAGGAAGGACAGTAG GACCATTAAAAAGGGAGTACATCAGTTGGACAACAGGTCTATTGTACCGTATAATCCAGGTTTACTTTTAATGTTTGATGCGCACATCAATGTCGAGTGGTGCAACACAGCAAAGGCCATAAAGTATTTGTTCAAGTATATATCGAAGGGGCCAGATAAGGCAACATTAGTAATAAAAGAGGACACAAATGACGAGATAAAGGCTTACATGGACTGCCGATATTTGTCAGCATCAGAAGCGGCCTGGAGAATCTTTGAATTTGATATCCAGGAGAGGTATCCTTCAGTAATGCGCCTCCCCGTGCATTTGGAAGGGGAACAAGCAGTAGTGATAAAAGATAGTGATGTGCTAGAAGAGGTAATAGAAAAGAAGAATAGTACAGACACAATGCTGACGGCGTGGATGGCAACTAATGCGAGACATCCAGAAGCAAGGGAGTTATCCTATGCAGAGTTTCCGACTAAGTATGTGTGGAAGGACGGGGGGTGGCAAAAAAGGAAACAAGGAAAGTGCATTGGCAGAATGGTATACGTTCACCCAACAGCGGGAGAAAAGTACTACCTGAGAGTGCTACTTAACATTGTCAAAGGTGTCCAAAGTCATGAAGAGATTAGAAAATTGGGTAACGTTGTGTACCCTACATTCAAGGAAGCTTGCTATGCACATGGCCTTTTAAATAATGATAAAGAGTGGCATGAAGCCATGTCAGAGGCGAATAGATGGGCGATGCCGTGGCAGCTCAGAGAGTTATTCGTCACGATGATTCTGTTTTGTGAGGTGACAGACATCACAAAGTTGTGGGAGGAGAGCTATGGGATGTTATCAGATGACATTGAGCGCAACAAAAGGAGATTATTTGGAGACCCTAACTTAGAACTAAGTGACGCCGCTAGACGGTCTTACACACTACTTGAGGTAGACAAGATTCTAATGAGATACGGGAAGAGACTAGCAGACATAGAAGGTATGCCGCAACCAGTAGAATCCGATGTGCACGGAATGGAAAACAGGCTGATTAGAGATGAGAAGAAGTACGATCGCAAACAGCTGAGAGACGAATGGGAGGGGAAGGTCAAATTACTAAACACAGAGCAAAGAG TTATAGATGCTGTCAATAGCGAGTTACCGgagttgtttttcgtttatggtCATGGAGGAACAGGAAAAACATTCTTATACGGGGCAATATCAGCGAGACTGCGATCAGAAGGGAAAATTGTGCTCAATGTCGCATCGTCAGGTTAG
- the LOC141587774 gene encoding uncharacterized protein LOC141587774 has protein sequence MHYRYRSIATTRGRTAHSRFDIPIELFDDSTCNVKQNSQLAELLRETSLIIWDEAPMDHRNAFEVLDRTMRDIVSYKDPEASSKMFGGKVVLLGGDFRQVLPIVSKGKRQDIVQASISRSHIWRSCTVFLLKQSMRVQETGSDDGQRQRFNKWLLAMGDGRLAAKAEEHEDEETWIEIPAEYTSACGKLDIKQVVDEIYPNFIDGSRDDEYLRERAILTPLNETADTVNDYMTEQIPGDYKIYKSCDEVCAASIDSDDQFSAYPTEYLNTLNLQGLPRHELKLKVGMPVMLLRNINPSQGLCNGTRLIVTRTGEYIVEARIITGSNVGKHVLIPRIVLTSTDPKVPFILKRRQYPLKPCYAMTINKSQGQSLTHVGVYLPKPVFSHGQLYVAASRTTTPQGLRLFIDDTEQKYKGYTRNIVYKEVFSNLPVIE, from the coding sequence ATGCATTACAGGTATCGCAGCATTGCTACTACCAGGGGGAGGACAGCCCATAGTAGATTTGATATACCTATAGAGCTATTCGATGACTCGACGTGTAATGTGAAGCAAAATAGCCAACTGGCTGAGCTACTAAGGGAAACATCATTGATTATATGGGATGAAGCACCAATGGATCACAGGAATGCTTTTGAGGTGCTCGATCGTACAATGAGGGATATAGTTAGCTACAAGGACCCGGAAGCATCTTCAAAAATGTTCGGGGGAAAGGTTGTGTTACTTGGAGGCGATTTCAGACAGGTGCTCCCCATCGTATCAAAGGGAAAGAGACAGGATATAGTACAAGCCTCCATAAGCAGGTCACATATATGGAGATCATGCACCGTGTTTCTTCTAAAGCAGAGCATGAGAGTCCAGGAGACTGGTTCGGATGATGGTCAAAGACAAAGGTTTAATAAGTGGTTATTGGCTATGGGAGACGGAAGGTTAGCAGCAAAAGCAGAAGAGCATGAAGATGAAGAGACATGGATAGAGATACCAGCCGAGTACACCTCAGCGTGTGGGAAGCTTGATATTAAACAGGTAGTCGATGAAATTTACCCAAATTTCATAGACGGGAGTAGGGACGATGAATACTTGCGTGAACGAGCAATACTGACTCCTTTGAACGAAACAGCAGATACAGTAAACGACTATATGACCGAGCAAATCCCTGGAGACTATAAAATATATAAAAGTTGCGATGAAGTATGCGCGGCTTCCATAGACAGCGATGACCAGTTCTCAGCTTACCCAACCGAGTACCTAAATACGCTCAATCTACAAGGCCTGCCAAGGCATGAGCTCAAGCTCAAGGTAGGGATGCCAGTGATGCTTTTACGGAACATTAACCCCTCGCAAGGTTTGTGTAATGGAACTCGATTGATTGTTACACGAACGGGAGAATATATAGTGGAGGCAAGGATTATCACCGGATCCAACGTGGGTAAACATGTGCTAATCCCAAGAATAGTATTGACATCAACGGATCCTAAGGTACCATTCATCCTCAAAAGAAGGCAATATCCACTTAAACCATGTTATGCAATGACCATCAACAAGAGTCAAGGTCAATCCCTAACACATGTCGGCGTATACTTACCGAAACCGGTTTTTAGTCACGGACAGTTGTACGTTGCGGCATCGAGGACGACGACACCGCAAGGGCTGAGGTTGTTCATAGATGATACTGAGCAAAAATACAAGGGATATACACGAAATATAGTATACAAAGAGGTCTTTTCGAATTTGCCAGTTATTGAATAG